In Rhododendron vialii isolate Sample 1 chromosome 9a, ASM3025357v1, the following are encoded in one genomic region:
- the LOC131300843 gene encoding serine/threonine-protein kinase STN7, chloroplastic produces MATVAAGVGGVGLGRAKLHSLNPKRPSQFSGKKLKLRPSFEPNPHGKSGPLVVHATGGELMGLVHNLFVGVGVGLPCTVMECGDIIYRSTLPRSNGITLTVPGVILALGTVSYLWATPGVAPGFWDMFVLAFVERLFRPTYRKDDFVLGKKLGVGAFGVVYRVSLAKNPASKKEGDLVLKKATEYGAVEIWMNERVRRACSSSCADFLYGFLENSSKKGAEYWLLWRFEGEATLSDLMLSKDFPYNVEAMILGEVQALPKGLGRENRIIQTIMRQLLFALDGLHTTGIVHRDIKPQNIIFSEGSRTFKIIDLGAAADLRVGINYIPKEFLLDPRYAAPEQYIMSTQTPSAPSAPVATALSPVLWQMNLPDRFDSYSAGLIFLQMAFPSLRSDSNLIQFNRQLKRCEYNLVSWRKTVEPRASSELRRGFELLDLDGGIGWELLTSMVRYKARQRTSAKAALAHPYFDREGLLALSFMQSLRLQLFRATQQDYSEAASWVIQLMAKSGTKQDGGFTEAQLQELREIEPKKKASPQRNALASALRLQRKFMRTINESMDELNQRRKSLWWSRWIPREE; encoded by the exons ATGGCAACGGTTGCAGCAGGAGTAGGGGGGGTGGGACTTGGAAGAGCAAAGCTGCACTCCCTCAACCCAAAACGCCCATCTCAATTTTCCGGAAAGAAGCTCAAGCTCAGACCCTCTTTTGAACCAAACCCACATGGAAAATCCGGACCACTGGTTGTTCATGCCACTGGAGGGGAACTAATGGGTCTTGTTCACAACCTCTTTGTGGGTGTTGGAGTGGGACTCCCGTGCACTGTGATGGAGTGTGGTGATATAATATACAGAAGCACTCTGCCCAGGTCAAATGGGATCACACTTACAGTCCCTGGAGTGATTCTAGCACTGGGTACAGTTTCTTACCTGTGGGCCACCCCCGGCGTGGCCCCAGGGTTCTGGGACATgtttgttcttgcttttgttgAGAGGTTGTTCAGACCCACTTACAGGAAG GATGATTTTGTGTTGGGGAAGAAGTTGGGTGTGGGGGCTTTTGGTGTGGTGTATAGAGTTTCACTGGCTAAGAATCCCGCTTCAAAG AAAGAAGGTGATCTAGTCTTGAAAAAGGCTACTGAATATGGTGCAGTCGAGATCTGGATGAATGAGCGCGTTCGGAGGGCTTGTTCGAGCAGCTGTGCTGATTTTCTGTATGGCTTTCTTGAG AATTCATCAAAGAAAGGAGCTGAATATTGGCTCTTGTGGCGGTTTGAAGGGGAAGCCACGTTGTCAGATTTGATGCTGAGTAAAGATTTCCCTTACAAT GTGGAAGCAATGATTCTAGGTGAAGTTCAGGCCTTGCCAAAGGGGTTGGGAAGGGAAAATAGAATCATTCAGACAATTATGAGACAACTTCTATTTGCATTGGATGGTCTTCACACAACAGGGATTGTCCACCGAGATATAAAGCCACAGAATATTATTTTCTCGGAAG GATCTCGCACATTCAAGATTATTGACCTTGGTGCTGCAGCGGATTTGAGGGTCGGCATCAACTATATCCCAAAGGAGTTTCTTTTGGACCCAAG ATATGCTGCGCCTGAGCAATACATTATGAGCACTCAAACTCCATCTGCTCCTTCGGCGCCTGTGGCAACTGCACTTTCCCCGGTTTTGTGGCAG ATGAATCTACCAGATAGATTTGATAGCTACAGTGCCGGCCTTATATTCTTACAAATG GCATTCCCATCATTACGTAGCGACAGTAATCTCATACAGTTCAACCGTCAGCTAAAACGATGCGAATACAATTTGGTTTCCTGGAGAAAGACGGTAGAACCCCGTGCCAGTTCTGAACTCAGAAGGGGCTTTGAACTGTTAGATTTGGATGGGGGAATAGGGTGGGAACTTCTAACATCAATGGTCCGGTACAAAGCACGCCAAAGAACCAGCGCAAAAGCTGCTTTAGCACATCCTTACTTCGACAGAGAAGGCCTTTTGGCCTTGTCCTTTATGCAGAGTTTACGGTTGCAACTCTTCCGAGCTACTCAACAGGACTACTCGGAAGCTGCCTCGTGGGTTATTCAGTTAATGGCAAAGTCAGGAACTAAGCAAGATGGTGGTTTCACAGAAGCTCAGCTTCAGGAGCTCAGA GAAATAGAGCCAAAGAAGAAGGCAAGTCCGCAGAGGAATGCTCTGGCTTCGGCTCTACGGCTCCAAAGGAAGTTTATGAGAACTATAAATGAGAGTATGGATGAGCTTAACCAACGCCGGAAGAGCTTATGGTGGAGCAGGTGGATTCCCAGAGAAGAATGA
- the LOC131300850 gene encoding small polypeptide DEVIL 4-like, with protein MSSSSNRGGSKRRISSRGLGGALKEQKTKLYIIGRCVVMLLRWQD; from the coding sequence atgaGCAGCAGTAGCAACAGGGGAGGGTCAAAGAGGAGGATATCAAGCAGAGGGCTAGGAGGGGCCCTTAAAGAGCAAAAGACTAAGCTCTACATCATCGGGCGATGTGTGGTCATGCTTCTTCGCTGGCAAGATTAA